One Brassica napus cultivar Da-Ae chromosome C2, Da-Ae, whole genome shotgun sequence DNA window includes the following coding sequences:
- the LOC106423567 gene encoding kunitz trypsin inhibitor 4-like, with amino-acid sequence MNPMFYFLLAITTVLAATANAGGPVLDINGDIIFDGSYYVLPRIFGPGGGGLTLAPRGGNHCPLYIGQEYSEVNMGIPVRFSDWRIKVAFVPESANLNIKMDVAATICAQSTYWNVAGPDIVMKEVYLPAGPKPSNGLFQIKKIKDALAGYKIVYCPNGSYYSDIGIFVDKQGVRRLALSSTSFEVVFVKATETKTSSKPIMSII; translated from the coding sequence atgaatccTATGTTTTATTTCCTTCTTGCCATAACCACTGTTTTGGCCGCGACCGCAAACGCTGGCGGACCAGTTCTCGACATTAATGGTGATATCATATTCGACGGCAGTTACTACGTCCTTCCTCGCATCTTCGGCCCTGGAGGTGGCGGCTTGACTCTCGCCCCCCGTGGTGGCAACCATTGTCCCCTCTATATTGGACAGGAATATTCAGAGGTCAACATGGGCATTCCCGTAAGATTCTCAGACTGGAGGATTAAAGTTGCGTTTGTTCCCGAATCAGCAAACCTCAACATCAAGATGGACGTCGCAGCCACGATATGTGCCCAGTCAACCTATTGGAATGTCGCTGGGCCCGACATTGTCATGAAGGAGGTGTACTTACCGGCTGGCCCTAAACCATCGAATGGTTTATTCCAAAtcaagaaaattaaagatgctCTTGCGGGTTACAAGATTGTGTATTGTCCTAACGGTAGCTATTACAGCGATATCGGGATATTTGTGGACAAACAGGGCGTTCGACGTTTGGCTTTAAGCTCTACGTCATTCGAGGTTGTGTTCGTGAAAGCTACCGAGACAAAGACTTCGTCCAAGCCTATTATGTCTATTATCTAA